From the genome of Nicotiana tabacum cultivar K326 chromosome 17, ASM71507v2, whole genome shotgun sequence:
ACGGAAATGAGATACCCTCTACCTGGATTTATGACGGCAAGAGGAACTTCAAGATGTGGCAGGTCATCAGTGATCGGCTCATCCTTAGGTTTGATAAAAGCATGGTTAGCATTGGATTTCTTTGTAGGTGACACTGGGATTCCATTACCAGAAATAGATCCAGCTCTCCTAGAAACTGGAAGGCTCTTGTCTATGTTAGAAGGCTGAGATAAAGGAGATCCTCCCTGTGGTACTAAAGAATTGGATGAAATAGGTTGCTTTCCTTTGTTTCTACCAAGTGATGGACAAGATGCAGCCTGTGATTCGTCGCCCATGGATTGAGAGGAATCTAGAACACCCAGTGGCTGGATTTGCACATGAGATTCAGGAGAATCATATGGTTGACTTAATTGATTTTTTAACCGCTGCCTTTTCAGAGGCGGTTCAGGCTCATCATGCATAAGCTCCTCTTGCTGAACGAAATCAAAAAGTGAAAGGAAGTAAAGGTGAGTAGAAAGACTCGAGAAAAATGCCATATTATGGAAGACAATAGCCAGAAAACAAGAATACTAAAGTAGATCAATACTTCAGAATTCTCGGATGACTTTTTATTTTCTGTTTCCTGAAATGAAAGAAAGCATGTCAGCAAAATGAGCTCACATGAAAGAGACGGCAGAAAACTGAAAATAAAGTACTCTCTATTCCATTTATGTggcactcttttattttttgtatgtTTCAAGAAAAATGACACCTTTCTATATTTCGGACAATTTCACTTCAAACttcccattttacccttaatcaCGTGCTTCTATAACCACAGAAATGTCACGGTATGTTTAAGACTACAAGTTCCAAaagtcttcctttctttcttaaactaCATGCCTAGTTAAACACATtcacataaaataaaatgaaacggAGGGACTACTCATTAAAAAGGAAGAGAAACAGAACTGTATTAAATGAAGGAAATTAGCACCTTTGCTTCCTCGTTTTCAAATATCGCATCTGCAAGGACCCTGTAGTTCTCCTCCTGTATAAGGTCCCAATTTTTATTATACAGTATTAACAGTTTCTTCAACACTGGCTTCACCTTGTCTCCAGAAATCCCGATAGCTTTCATAGCACGAAAGGCACCATCGACCCTAGAGCTTGGAGGCATTGCTTATCGAAGCTGATTTAAGATAGCAGCTTGAAATTGAGCCTGCATTTTCCAAGACATCATCTGCTAGAGAAGGGGACAAGATACAAAGTACTAGATAGCTAAACAAGAACTACACAGCCGTAACACCAAAGACACACGTAACTGAGGCTTTGAATACCCAAATATAATAACTAATCCAAACATACAGACAATGATTTCCCAAGGTAAGTCGGTAAGAAAATCGCATAAAGCTGATGGGATGTTTCCTCCATCAGCTGGCTTTTGAAAATTCAACACTAGGACCAAAAGAGTATTTAAAAACTGAATTAGTCCAAGATATCTAAGGCTTTATGCCACTCCTGTAAAAGATATAGCATCAAAGTAAGTCCTACAAGAGAGAAAATATGTATAATTACAAGCACAGCCAGTTAAGAATTCCAAACATGAAAGATTACAACTTTCGAGGAATCTGATTAAGTGGGAAAACGTTTACATCATCCAGTGCACATAGAGAGATTGCTTCCAGATGGCTGAAGATTCTTCAACAACAACTATGCCACAATCCCAAACAAGTTGTGGTTGGTTATATGAATCCTCACGGACCGTGTCGCTCCATTTAAGCTCATCCTAGACCGATAtatgcaaaataaaaataaaaagtactaGAAGTTGGCATATAAAGAAGGCTGAAGATTCTTAGACTAGGAAATAATACTGCAAGCTTCTCTTACCTTCTTAAGAAAGTGGTTATGAGCACAAACAGACAACACTAAAATCTAAACAAATTTATTACAACCTGCGTCCCATTTTATGTATGTTGTATGACTTAGGTACagaatttaagaaagaaagattTTCAGACTTGTGGTCTAAGCCAACCCATAGAAATGGCTACATCATCTCGTTTGGgataaaatgagaagtttaaaattattgtttctaaatatagaaaggtatcatttctttttgggaatgactaataaggaaagtacatcacataaattgggattGAGGGAGTATAAGGTAGTTTTAGAGCATAGTAGTATTTGTGATTATTCATGATTTAGTGATATTATGGTGGTGTTAGTTGGTAGTTCAGATAATAAGGGATGGAAGACAAAGAAATAGGGTAGTAAATAATACTCCttctgtcccaatttatgtgaaactctttcctttttaatcaGTCCCAAAAAGAACGACACATTTCTATATTTtgtaacaatttaactttaaactactcattttacccttaatgtgatgatttataacaacaaaaatttgtattttttgttttaaattacaagtttcaaaagtctttctttcattcttaaactttgtgccaaCCAAACACTATCATGTAAATTGGGACGCAGGGAGATAGATTTGATAGTGGATAATAAGTATGCATGTAACTGGATTAGTAGCCTTAAGAAGAGTAAAgagttaaaaaaatatatgattaAACTACAACTATAATTTCAGGGGTGGACCTAGAATAGAGGGTGTGATAGTCCAATTCTACATAGTTCTTCGCTTTGGCTTAGACCCTATATTTGTGTCAAAAATTCACCAGATAACTACAAATTATAGATTT
Proteins encoded in this window:
- the LOC107812743 gene encoding putative inactive histone-lysine N-methyltransferase SUVR2 isoform X2; translated protein: MPPSSRVDGAFRAMKAIGISGDKVKPVLKKLLILYNKNWDLIQEENYRVLADAIFENEEAKQEELMHDEPEPPLKRQRLKNQLSQPYDSPESHVQIQPLGVLDSSQSMGDESQAASCPSLGRNKGKQPISSNSLVPQGGSPLSQPSNIDKSLPVSRRAGSISGNGIPVSPTKKSNANHAFIKPKDEPITDDLPHLEVPLAVINPGSSSKSDTLPNVVESDTNDGIPPCRGVPNSKPETSAVKSPTGLEIASSLSGEVKIILKCGPVLGRSDFHMPALDKVVKLMEDKYLKQYKELDPNFSVMKVMADVCQCFWEMGTESTNK
- the LOC107812743 gene encoding putative inactive histone-lysine N-methyltransferase SUVR2 isoform X1; the encoded protein is MPPSSRVDGAFRAMKAIGISGDKVKPVLKKLLILYNKNWDLIQEENYRVLADAIFENEEAKETENKKSSENSEQEELMHDEPEPPLKRQRLKNQLSQPYDSPESHVQIQPLGVLDSSQSMGDESQAASCPSLGRNKGKQPISSNSLVPQGGSPLSQPSNIDKSLPVSRRAGSISGNGIPVSPTKKSNANHAFIKPKDEPITDDLPHLEVPLAVINPGSSSKSDTLPNVVESDTNDGIPPCRGVPNSKPETSAVKSPTGLEIASSLSGEVKIILKCGPVLGRSDFHMPALDKVVKLMEDKYLKQYKELDPNFSVMKVMADVCQCFWEMGTESTNK